In Aeromicrobium sp. A1-2, the DNA window CGCAGATCGGACGGATGGGCGCGGGACTCGAGGTCAAGCCGAACCTCAACGCGGCGGTGGCCGCGACTGGATTCGTCGCCGGCGAGCTGGGCCGTGGGCTCAGCGCAAGGCGACGGCGCGCACGCCTCGTGAACAGCCTGCAGGTCTGACCGACCCGCCGCGACGCGTGCGTCCCACCGTCCCGATCAGCCCGGCGGCGACGACAGCGCGTGGTTGCCCGCGGGCTCGTCAGACTTGTCTCCCCGATCCGGTCCTGGTCCTTCTGCCTTGGAGCTTGCGGGCCGCTGCTTCCCCGTGCCCACCGCCGACCGGTGGCCGGTCGTGGGCCACATCCGCTCGATCTCAGCGTTCAGTTCCGCCCGAGAAGCACCGCGATCGAGGAGACGTAGAGCCACAGCACCACCGCGATCGGCACCCCGAGCTGGCTGAACACAGCGTCTCCGCCGAGGGTCAGCGCAAGATAGGCGCGGAGGCCCGCGGCGGCCATCAACCACAGGATCATCGCGAGCACCGCCCCGGCAGGTCGCGCCGCCAGGGCGTCCGCCAGGGGACGCCGACGTGGTACAGGGTCGCGAGGCCGGCTATCGCGAGCGCGGCCAGCAGGGGCCAGTACAACGCTCCGAGGACACTCAGCGTCGCGGAAGCGACGGCGCTCGGTGCGATCCACTCGACCACCCGCGGGCCGAGAACCAGGAGCGGCAGGATCGCGATCGCGCCCAGAAGGCCCGCCGCGGTCAGCCCGACCGCCAGCAGCCGGCGCCGCCAGTTCGGGCCGGCCTGCTCGATGTCGTACGCGATGGTGATCGTCTCCAGCGCCCGGTTGGTGGCCCGCGACCCCGTCCACAGGCTCAGCAGGGCGCCGACGGAGATCACATCGGCGCGGCCGTCAGCGAGCACGGCCGAGGCCAGTCGTTCGTACGAGCTGTAGGTCTGGGTGGAGAGGAACTCCTGCGGCAGCTCGAAGACGATCCTGTTCAGCCCCCGGGTGCCGGAGGGCCCCAGCGCATCAGCGACGAAGCCGAGCGAACCCAGGACGACCAGGATCAGCGCGGGCAGCGAGATCATCGTGAACAGGGCGATCTCGGCGGCCAATCCGGGGACCCGGTCCTCGAAGGTGTCTCGCCACGTTCGCTGGGTCAACACCCAGGCTCGCTGCAGCGGGCGGGGGAGCCGGTCGTACGTCCTGTGGGCCAGGCCTTCTGCCCAGTCGCGGGACCGTGTTGCGAGGGCGGCGACCCGTCCGTGGTCTCCCGTGGGCGGGTTGGGGGACTGCTCCGGGGTGACTGTCATTGCCTCCACCGTACGAGGGTTCGACCACTCGTCACGCCACGAAGGCTTCGCTGGCGCGCGCGAACGCGGCCCGCATCGGAGTGCGGGCCGCTCCGATGGCGCCTACCGCGCAGCGACCGTGCCGATGGCGGTCCCGTCTGTGGCCGTGCCGTCGAGCACCAGCCAGCCGGTGCTGTTCCCGGTCACCTCGCCGCCGACCGAGATGGCGTAGTCGGCTCCCTTCTCGAGGACATCGGAGGAGTAGATGTAGGAGTCCGAGGCCTTCGGGGTGGAAAAGGACGCGATCTGCGTACCATCGCCATCGGCAATGGTGATGACCGTGTCTGCCGGCACGGTGCTGCCGAAGGTGAGCGCAAGAGTCGCCTGGGAGGAGTCCTCGCCCGGCGCGACCGCCATGGTGGACATGCCGTTCGCCGCGAGCGTCCCCCGGTGATGGTGAACACGTCATCCACGTCGATGGCGCCCTGGCGGACGTTCTCCGTGCCGGAAACCACCAGGGTGCCGCCCGTCATGACCATGGATCCGTTGACATCGACACCGTCGCTGGTCGTGTCGACGACGTACGTGCCGCCGCTGAGCTCCAGGAACCGGTTGCCGTTGTCTCCCTCAGCGGGACCGCCGAAGCCGTTGCCCTCCATCGCGGACACCGTCAGCGAGGCGAGGTCGTCGACTGCGTCGGTCGTGCTGGCCTGGCCCTCGGGCTCGGCGGCGCCACCGGCTTGGTCACCGGCCGGTGCGTCACCTGGGGGCTGACCACCCTCGGGTCGGCTGCCCGCGGCCGCGTCGGGCTCGGCGGCCGTGCCGTCGGTCGACTCGGCAGTCTCCTCTGCGAGCGCTTCCGCGCCACCGGAGACGTTGATGCCGTCATCGGTGGCCACCACGGAGACATCGCCGCCGGAGAGGTACATGTAGGCGCCTTCGATGCCTTCGACACTCTCGGTGATGTCCACGGTTCCACCTGCGATGCGCAGAACGCTGTCGGAGTGAATGCCGTCATCGCCCGCGGCAATCGTCAGGTCTCCGCCAAGCACCGTGACCTGGCGGGCAGCATCCATCGCGTCGGAGCCCGCTGTGAGGTCCAGCGCTCCGCCGTCGATCCAGATGACGCCGACCGCCGCGTCCGGTTCGTCGGTGACCGACTCGTTATCCGATCGCAATGCGTCGCCCTGGGCGTTCGCGGCGAGGGTGCCGCCGGTGATCACGAGCTGGTCCTTGCCGCGCACACCGTCGTCGGCCGCGTCGACCGTGACGTCTCCGCCGGACATGACAAGAGTGTCCTTCGAGGTGATCGCGTCGGCGGCGTGCGCCGTGACGGCCAGTGTGCCGTCGCCGGCGATCCACAGGTTGGCGGACGAGAACAGGGTCGCATTGGGCGAGTCCTCGACCGTCTCGTCCACGGCGGCTCCGGCGGCATCCGCGAGCACGTTGTCGCTGCCGTCCGCCAGCCAGACCACGACTTGCTGGGCCTCGACCACGTTGATGGCAGCCACGTCTGCCGCTGTGATGTCGACGCCA includes these proteins:
- a CDS encoding carbohydrate-binding domain-containing protein — protein: MNKRPSTVLAGLALAATLIFSGCSANADNASGTNTASLTGAISELIYTDLDVDEADLSFDVAEAVELTLADGSSEGGSGVSVDGDTVTINAAGTYRISGTLTSGSLAVDAPDDVVNLVLDGVDITAADVAAINVVEAQQVVVWLADGSDNVLADAAGAAVDETVEDSPNATLFSSANLWIAGDGTLAVTAHAADAITSKDTLVMSGGDVTVDAADDGVRGKDQLVITGGTLAANAQGDALRSDNESVTDEPDAAVGVIWIDGGALDLTAGSDAMDAARQVTVLGGDLTIAAGDDGIHSDSVLRIAGGTVDITESVEGIEGAYMYLSGGDVSVVATDDGINVSGGAEALAEETAESTDGTAAEPDAAAGSRPEGGQPPGDAPAGDQAGGAAEPEGQASTTDAVDDLASLTVSAMEGNGFGGPAEGDNGNRFLELSGGTYVVDTTSDGVDVNGSMVMTGGTLVVSGTENVRQGAIDVDDVFTITGGRSRRTACPPWRSRRARTPPRRLLRSPSAAPCRQTRSSPLPMAMVRRSRPFPPRRPRTPTSTPPMSSRREPTTPSRSAAR